The Clostridium sp. DL-VIII DNA window ACCTTTAGACTATTTCCTGTTCCAGTAAAAAAATAAATTCTATTCCCCATGATCTTTCCCCCAATCCTTGAAATATTTTTTCCATTAATGCATTAATTCTAATAATATGTGCAAAATCCTGTTTTTATTCCATAACAGTAGTTACTTTATAATATTTCAAGTCTAAAATATCCTGCATTGTATAATAGCAATATCTAAAAATTATTCACTATATAATCATGAAAAAGGACTGTAACTAGATTTTGTTTTTACACAAATCTGGCTACAGTCTAACTAAAAGCTTAATGGTCATTATCTGGATTGTAATTGAGATAATTTTATCTTTGGATGATGGTAGCGTTGCTTATTTTGAGTCTTATCTTTATAATTTATTGCCTTTTGGGGACACCAGTGAATACACGCAAGGCAACGTTCGCAGTTATGCTTAAACATTACTTTTTCATCTATAATCTCAATATTTTTTACTGGACAAACTGAAACACAAATACCACATTTTGTACAACTTTCTGAAATGCTATAATCTTTATCTGTAGACTTGTAATTTGCACTTGCCTTCTCATGTGTATTCTTAAAATAATTTGAAAGAATACCTGAACTGTCTTTTATTTTGCCTTCTTTTCTATTCTTAATGTCTTGAATGATCACAGCAAGTCGACTATCAGCTTTTGCAAGCTTTTTGTCTAGTTTATCATTGTTTATATCTACCATCAATATGTAGTTTGACAAAAAACGTAGCTTAGAACCATAATGCAAATATGCACCCTTTTCCTTAAGCAGATTGTTAACATTACTCAAACATGTTCCAATAGCCCCCCCACAAGTGACTATTGAAAAGAAATAAGCATTTTTATTAAAGTTGCAGCTTTTTATGAAGTCATATACTATATTGGGTAGTCCCCACGAATAAACAGGAAAAACAAATCCTATTACTTCACTACTGCAATTATAATTCATTCCAGCTTCTGGGATTGACACCACATCAGTGTCTCCTAAAGCATTAGCTATATCAAGAGCGGTCTTCAGACTATTTCCTGTTGCTGAAAAATAAAAAATTGTCTTATTCATATTCATATACCTCCTAAACAATTGAATAATAAAACTATAAATTTATTTTAATCTGACTTACTCCATGATATTTGCCTGTTCCAGGTTAATTCTTGCCTAATCCTCCAGAAATGTCTCCAACTCCAACCACCATAACAAAAATTGCAGGAGACTGTGGAGCCGGAGATTTTTTTACGCATCTGCCTTTCTTAAGCGCATGTGAGGAAAATATAGCTGGCTAATATGATTAAATCATTATTACTTTCCTATTTCTGAAGCAAACTGATGACATCTCTCTTTGGTGGATTTCCAAAAAATCGACTGTAATCTCTACTAAATTGCGAATCGCTCACGTATCCCACCATCCGACATGCAGTCGTCGCATCCATTGAACTAGATACCATCAGCCGCCTTGCTTCATGAAGCCGCAGAGCTTTTTGATATTGCAATGGACTCAATGATGTAACTAACTTAAAATATTCATAAAACGATGATTCGCTCATGTGCACCAGTTGAGATAAATCTGCAACTTTTATCTGCTGTGAGAAATTATCGCGGAGCCAGTCAATAGCTTTAGCAATTCGCTGCACACTAGAATTTTCAAAGCCAATTTCAGCAATGTTAGCACCGATGTTGCTGCGAAGGACCCTTAGCAAAATCTCATCTAATACAAGTGGAGCAAACAACTTAGTATCATCTGGATTTGCCAGGCACTCAATTAGTCTCTTAACTGCATTTATAATACCGAAATCAGCATCAGCTATATAACCCGCTCTGGGTTTGTCAATTGGAGGTAATCCCTGTGGATATGCTTTTAGAGTCAATTCTGCAATCCTTTCTGGATCTAATTCTAGCCCTACACTAAGGAATGGCTCAGAAGGGCTGGCCTGTGTAGTCTGAAATGCAACAGGAAGTGCAACGGGGAACATAAGCATACGTGACCTCCCCACCTTATAAATCTCCTTTCCGAGCGTAACGACCTTCTCCCCTTGTACAACAAGTAATAAAAAAGGTGACTGGAAGGTTTTTACTATGTCCGCCTCTGTTCGTGAATAACGGTTTACATGCAAACCTGGAATACGCTGATTAAAACTACCATCATATGGACTATGAGTATAGATCAAATGTGCTAGCCTAGATATCTCTTCTTCAAATTCCACCTCGCTATTACTGGATTTTCTGGCAATCGTATGTTCTTCTAGCATATTCATAATTTCAAAAACAACTCCTTTCTATATCTCGTTCTACGAATTGTAATTTATCTATATAAATCTAATTTCATATAAATTAAAGTATCCATTGGATTATTATTATATGACTCAATTTCATAAAACCCTAATTTCTTATATAAATGTATAGCTTCTTTTAAGAAAGGTAGCGTATCTAAAAGCATACTTTTATAACCAATTTCTTTTGCATCATCAATAATCTTTCCTATAAGCTTAATTGCAAGCTTACGTCCACGGAAGGCAGGTCTAACATATAATCTCTTTACCTCACAGTTTTCATCATCTATTTTTCTTAAACCAATACATCCAGCTACTTGATTTTTAACTTTTACTATATATAATCTACCATTTGGCAATCCATATTTATCTGTTAAATGTTCAATTTCAGAATCATAATTTTGCAGTTCTAAGTATTTTGCAACACTTGGATTATTTTTCACAAGCATTTCTGTATATTCAAAAAATAATTCTTTAATTTCTTTAGTATTGTCATAAGCAAGTTTAACTTCTATTTCCATATAATAAGCCCCTTTCAAATTTACTATTTATATACTTAAATCTCAAGTCGAATTTTTTTATTCTCTTATTGCAATTCCTTTTCAAACTCAAGTTCGATTAAATCTTCTCGCCATGAATTATTAGCCTTTTCTGATATCTTTATAAATCCTGCCTTAGTATACATACTAATTGCTTTATCTAAGTCACTTGTTGTATCTAAATAAACACTCTTAAATTTTTTCACTTTGGTAAAATTTAGCGCCTCTTGTAATAACTTCATTCCAAGACCAATCCCTCTGTAATGTGGATCAATCAAAAACCATCGAAGTTGAGCACGTTCTCTCTGACCTACTATACCAATACAGCCTATTATATTTCCATTATGCTTAGCACACCATAAACGGTCATTGTCTGAATTGTAATTAAGTAAAAATTTATGAAATGATTCAGCTACATATCCTTCAAAAGCAGTAGAATAACCATATTCTTCTCCATAAATCCATCCATGCATATATGTAATATATCCTATATCCCCAGACTGTACGTCTGTACTGATAGTAATATCCTCTAATTTAATATTAGCACCATCTGTTAAAATGGTTTCTATTGAGGTCATATTCTGAGCCAAACAATTCTTATCAATTTCTGTTAATGGTTTTATAATTTCAGCAATTTGTTCATCTGAACTATTATTTAATTCATCCATTTTTTCTTTTCCTTCTGATGTAAGGTATAAATACTGCGCCCGACCATCTTCAGCGGATTTTTCTTTTACCAATAAACCTACTTTATAAAACTTTTTCAATATTCTGCTTAAATATCCTGCATCCATACATAAAATATCTGACAACATTTTTGATGTACATTGATCAGTTTTTTCAATTTCATGTAAAACTCGTACTTCTGATAATGATAAATCACTTTCTAAAATATGCTGATCTAACAGCCCTAATACATTTGTATAATAGCGATTAAAACGTCTAATAATACTAATTCTATTTTTAAGATTTTTGTTCATATGAAAATGCCCTCCTACCATTTGTATTGAAATTCTACTCAAATTCACTGCTTAAGGAAATTATAATAATATTGGTTGCTTTTGTCAATTATATTAGTTGCTTTTGTCAAGTTATTTAGTGTTTAAAAGCTAGCCATTAAATTTTGTACTATAAAAAAGGCTCAACATCAAAATATGTTCTTGACAGCTTAAGCTGTCAAGAAATGGTTATTACATTCTAATAAAATTCTTCCTTTGTAGTAGTCTTTATTCCTTGTAAAATAGTGTCTGCGTTGAATTGCTTTAATTTTACCGTTTCTACCTTCAACAGCGGCATTGGTATATCTACAATGATGATAGTTAATTATTTCTTGTCTCCAGTTTTCAAAAGTAACCAAAGCACGTTCTACCTCAGGTATATTTAGTGAATGTCCTTTTTTACACCATTTATCAAATACATTTGTTGCCTGTATAACACTTGAACAACAGTCATACCACTCAATAAGTTCCTCTTTCCACTCATATACTGCTTTTAGGTCAGGTGATAATGACAACAACTGCTGGAGCATCTCAACCTCTTTTGATGTAAGATATTCATTCCGTTTTTCAAGTACTGATTTATTTCTTTTCAATACTGTCCGTGCCGCAGGAGTTAAATCACAACTTATGCGTTTTCTTACGCCTCTAAGAGCTTCCATAGCATAGCTATTAACATGAAACCTATCCGCAATACGTATAGCATCTGGGTATACTTCTTTTGCAAATGTGTGATAATATGGAGCCAAATCCATTACTATAGCAAAAGGTCGGAGCTCAAAAAGTTCTGGATTTACAGTCTTATGACTTCTAAGCTCTTCAAGTTTTCTTCCTGGAATTATTTCAAGTAATGTTCCGTTACGAAGGTCATGAATTCCAGTATTATAACTATGTCCTTTCCTTATAGCAAAATCATCCATTCCAAGTATAAGCTTGTTAGTGTTAGAACTTTCTAATATAACTTTTGCTTGCAATTGTGGAACAACATAGTCAATATAATTTTTATATATTCTTTCAACTGTAGAATATGGTATTTTCAATGTTCTAGCACAGTGAATAACCGTTGCTCCTGGTACTTTAGTTGCAATAAACTCTTGAAATTCATTAGTATAACGACTCTTTCCAGTCAGGAATGAATATTGCCATGAAAAAGAGGCATTACAATCCTTACAGGACATTCTTATTTTAGGAACCTTTAATATTACCTCGTTTTGAAATATAGGAAGATGCCTTACTCTTCTAATTCCAGATGAGCCTCGTCTTATTATTTTAAAACTCTTACAGCACGGACAAGGTTGAGTATATTCTGTAGGTTGGATTTCAATACAAATTCTATCTTCAAAACCATAGATAAAATTGATAACATTTATTCCTTGTAAATTTAATATATTAGTGATATCCTGTAATTGCATTTAAACTCCTTCAATTCTATTGGATTAGTCACTTATAGAATACAGGAATTTGAATGCATTTTTCATTTAATTTTATAATTATTTTATGTCAAGCACAGTTTTTAGTGTTGAGCCATAAAAAATATATAAATTTAACTACAAATAAATCAAAAGTTCAAAATATTAAAAAGCAAAAAGAGCGGTTTATGGCCGCTCCCTGCTTATCGTATACTTTATGCTCTATTTCTAGCATCTCAACTGCCTACCACGAAGCAAGCGGTTCCGCTATGTTTATTTTCCTTAATCAATTTTCTCGTTATCCTTGTTTAGTACTAGGAGATTCTTGAGGATTCCAATAATCCCTAAAGAGTTGGATTCGTCCATTCTTTGTGTGACAGACCTCAATATATCGCCTTTCATAAGCATTTCCAGTTGCTCTCATGATTCCGTGACCTGTCATTTCTACTACAACACAGTTTGGATTAATCATTCGATGTATCTCAACATCTGTAAAATTTGTGATTGTGACGTTTTCCATAATTGCCTGGCAGTACTTAATTATATTGTTCTTTCCCTCTACCTTCTGTGGTCGTCCAGGTGGAGCAAACGGAAATTCCATAACTGCATCTTCAGCCATTAGTTCAATCAAAGATTGAGGATTCCCATCTTTGTACATTTGAAGCATTTGTTCAAAAACTTCAGCGGCTCCCATAAAATCATGTTGCTCATCCAATGGCTGGCCATCCATTGATTTAGTATTTTTCATATCAGACATGTATTTTCCCTTCTTTATAATTTATTTAAGCTACAGGAACGATGCCTTAGATAAACAGAACCATCATTCCGCTTATAATTCACATTATACGGAATCATCATTCCGGTGTCAATATTCATTTTTAAGGTATCTAATATGATATTATTTAAAATTTACAAAAATCAAACCTACTATGCAGAATACAATTCCTACTATTTGATATAAGCCAATATGTTCTTTATAAAATAAAGCACCAATAATAATTAATAATATCGCCAATGACACACTTGTAATAAGTGAACCTTTACTAATATCCCAGCCTAATCTGTACATATAAAGAAATCCCATTTCCACCCCTACAATTGCTAATCCAACAACATAACTTGTCCAATTTATTTTATGTATATCAGTTAAAATATTATTTTGCTTAGATGTCACGCAATACATTGCTACAGCTACAATCATCCCCGTCATATAAGTTATTGCTAATGATAAAAATGAATTTACTTCTTTTGGTATATTCTTAGTTGTAACATGATAAACAACATTAGATACAATAATTATAATAATCGGAATAATATACTTAAATGACATGATCAATCTCCTCTCATTATAATTGCTTTTCCATATGAATATGTTCACAGAATTCATCTAAATATGGTTCTCCACTTGCAACATACCCTAATTTTTCATAAAAACCTTGTGCAGTGCATTGTGCTGACAATTCAATACTTAATCCACCCGATGTTTTCGCTAACTTTTCTAATTCATTTATGATTGCACTTCCCAAATGCAGCTTTCTATACTTCTTTAATACTGCCACTCTGCCTATAACAAAAATACTTTTCTTTTCTCCAGGCAATAATCTTCCAGTACCAGCTGCTTTTCCATCCATAAATAATACTACATGTGATACTTTATTATCCCATCCATCAAATTCATTTTTAAATCCTTGTTCTTTCATAAACACTTCTGTTCTAATATATTTTGCTTCTTCACACAATGAATTATAATTTTTAACAGTTATAAAATTATTTTCTTCTAACATAACAATCCTCCTTAAAACAAACAAAAGCGTTTAAATATCACACTTTCAAAGGCCTGCGGTGTGATGCTTAAACGCTTATTATTATCTTTATCCGGCGACAAAGAAATAAAGCTTTTTTATTTTCGTACCTATTATAACACTTCCATAAATAATTTCAACCATATTGAGAAGTAGAAATATGTCGAAGCTGTGGTTTACTATATATAAATAATATTTTAAGAGCCATAAAAAAATAGACTTCATTTTTACAATGAAAATATGATAAAGAATATTCTTTATAAATTACATATTTAATAACTTGTAATATATCACGCTCTATGATATATTATAATCACAAGTTACACATTTTTAATCATGTAACTCATAACTATATAATCATCTCAAGGAGGAAATGTATTATGGAAAAAGATAATAGAGATTTAATACAGGTTGATCAATCTAAATGTACTAAATGTGGAAGTTGTTCCAAAGTCTGTCCAACTGGTGCTATAGGGATGGATGAAAACGGACCAAAAGTAGTAGGACAATTTTGTATCTCATGTGGTCACTGTGTGGCTGTTTGTCACTCATCGGCACTTGATAATATAAAAACACCGTTAGTAAATCAAGTAACGCTAGAAAAAGCACCAATTCTTGATGAAGGCACTGCTGCTCTCTTTCTCCGCAGTAGACGTTCTGTTAGGGAGTTTCAAAATAAACCAGTCCCTCGAGAAAAAATTGAGCAGCTTTTAAATGTTGCTAGATTTGCACCAACAAGTGGTAATTCACAAGGTGTTTCCTATCATGTAATTGATGACCCTAACACACTACGCAAAATCACATCAGTTTCAATTGATTGGTTAGAGGAAGCATTGAAAAATCCGCCTTTTGCCGGATCACCATATGAAGCACCATTTACCGCACACGTAGCCCGTTACCGTGAGACTGGTGAAGATGTTGTACTGCGTGATGCTCCATGTCTAGTTATACCAATAGTTAATAAAAACTCTTCATCAACCGGTCACGACAGTACGCTCTTTTCACTCGCATATGCTGAACTTTATGCGACTTCAATTGGTCTCGGGACATGCATTACTGGTTTTTTTAACGCTTGTG harbors:
- a CDS encoding EFR1 family ferrodoxin (N-terminal region resembles flavodoxins. C-terminal ferrodoxin region binds two 4Fe-4S clusters.) gives rise to the protein MNKTIFYFSATGNSLKTALDIANALGDTDVVSIPEAGMNYNCSSEVIGFVFPVYSWGLPNIVYDFIKSCNFNKNAYFFSIVTCGGAIGTCLSNVNNLLKEKGAYLHYGSKLRFLSNYILMVDINNDKLDKKLAKADSRLAVIIQDIKNRKEGKIKDSSGILSNYFKNTHEKASANYKSTDKDYSISESCTKCGICVSVCPVKNIEIIDEKVMFKHNCERCLACIHWCPQKAINYKDKTQNKQRYHHPKIKLSQLQSR
- a CDS encoding AraC family transcriptional regulator, which gives rise to MNMLEEHTIARKSSNSEVEFEEEISRLAHLIYTHSPYDGSFNQRIPGLHVNRYSRTEADIVKTFQSPFLLLVVQGEKVVTLGKEIYKVGRSRMLMFPVALPVAFQTTQASPSEPFLSVGLELDPERIAELTLKAYPQGLPPIDKPRAGYIADADFGIINAVKRLIECLANPDDTKLFAPLVLDEILLRVLRSNIGANIAEIGFENSSVQRIAKAIDWLRDNFSQQIKVADLSQLVHMSESSFYEYFKLVTSLSPLQYQKALRLHEARRLMVSSSMDATTACRMVGYVSDSQFSRDYSRFFGNPPKRDVISLLQK
- a CDS encoding GNAT family N-acetyltransferase, with amino-acid sequence MEIEVKLAYDNTKEIKELFFEYTEMLVKNNPSVAKYLELQNYDSEIEHLTDKYGLPNGRLYIVKVKNQVAGCIGLRKIDDENCEVKRLYVRPAFRGRKLAIKLIGKIIDDAKEIGYKSMLLDTLPFLKEAIHLYKKLGFYEIESYNNNPMDTLIYMKLDLYR
- a CDS encoding helix-turn-helix domain-containing GNAT family N-acetyltransferase — its product is MNKNLKNRISIIRRFNRYYTNVLGLLDQHILESDLSLSEVRVLHEIEKTDQCTSKMLSDILCMDAGYLSRILKKFYKVGLLVKEKSAEDGRAQYLYLTSEGKEKMDELNNSSDEQIAEIIKPLTEIDKNCLAQNMTSIETILTDGANIKLEDITISTDVQSGDIGYITYMHGWIYGEEYGYSTAFEGYVAESFHKFLLNYNSDNDRLWCAKHNGNIIGCIGIVGQRERAQLRWFLIDPHYRGIGLGMKLLQEALNFTKVKKFKSVYLDTTSDLDKAISMYTKAGFIKISEKANNSWREDLIELEFEKELQ
- a CDS encoding ISL3 family transposase, with amino-acid sequence MQLQDITNILNLQGINVINFIYGFEDRICIEIQPTEYTQPCPCCKSFKIIRRGSSGIRRVRHLPIFQNEVILKVPKIRMSCKDCNASFSWQYSFLTGKSRYTNEFQEFIATKVPGATVIHCARTLKIPYSTVERIYKNYIDYVVPQLQAKVILESSNTNKLILGMDDFAIRKGHSYNTGIHDLRNGTLLEIIPGRKLEELRSHKTVNPELFELRPFAIVMDLAPYYHTFAKEVYPDAIRIADRFHVNSYAMEALRGVRKRISCDLTPAARTVLKRNKSVLEKRNEYLTSKEVEMLQQLLSLSPDLKAVYEWKEELIEWYDCCSSVIQATNVFDKWCKKGHSLNIPEVERALVTFENWRQEIINYHHCRYTNAAVEGRNGKIKAIQRRHYFTRNKDYYKGRILLECNNHFLTA
- a CDS encoding nuclear transport factor 2 family protein gives rise to the protein MSDMKNTKSMDGQPLDEQHDFMGAAEVFEQMLQMYKDGNPQSLIELMAEDAVMEFPFAPPGRPQKVEGKNNIIKYCQAIMENVTITNFTDVEIHRMINPNCVVVEMTGHGIMRATGNAYERRYIEVCHTKNGRIQLFRDYWNPQESPSTKQG
- a CDS encoding EamA family transporter, whose amino-acid sequence is MSFKYIIPIIIIIVSNVVYHVTTKNIPKEVNSFLSLAITYMTGMIVAVAMYCVTSKQNNILTDIHKINWTSYVVGLAIVGVEMGFLYMYRLGWDISKGSLITSVSLAILLIIIGALFYKEHIGLYQIVGIVFCIVGLIFVNFK
- a CDS encoding GNAT family N-acetyltransferase, whose amino-acid sequence is MLEENNFITVKNYNSLCEEAKYIRTEVFMKEQGFKNEFDGWDNKVSHVVLFMDGKAAGTGRLLPGEKKSIFVIGRVAVLKKYRKLHLGSAIINELEKLAKTSGGLSIELSAQCTAQGFYEKLGYVASGEPYLDEFCEHIHMEKQL
- a CDS encoding nitroreductase family protein is translated as MEKDNRDLIQVDQSKCTKCGSCSKVCPTGAIGMDENGPKVVGQFCISCGHCVAVCHSSALDNIKTPLVNQVTLEKAPILDEGTAALFLRSRRSVREFQNKPVPREKIEQLLNVARFAPTSGNSQGVSYHVIDDPNTLRKITSVSIDWLEEALKNPPFAGSPYEAPFTAHVARYRETGEDVVLRDAPCLVIPIVNKNSSSTGHDSTLFSLAYAELYATSIGLGTCITGFFNACADSGYKPLLDILNLPENMCVTGGLMVGFPKYTYKRLVDRNLLRITWGK